From a single Adhaeribacter swui genomic region:
- the atpG gene encoding ATP synthase F1 subunit gamma produces the protein MASLKEVRSRIISVTSTQQITKAMKMVAAAKLRRAQDNIIRMRPYAQRLSSILTNLSRLTTDSTPNLYAERREINRVLVVVITSDRGLAGAFNSNVIKAVNNLVNERYSRQAAAGNVEYLAIGRRGHDFFAKRNAKLAGNYTHIFSQLSFDTVRVAAEYAMDAFRAGDYDQVDIVYNEFKNVATQIIRTEQFLPIQEQEPAVANASIGTNTDYIFEPSKERIVEELIPKSLKIQFYKAVLESNASEHGARMTAMDKATDNAGELLKQLKLTYNRSRQAAITTEILEIVGGAEALAAGS, from the coding sequence ATGGCCAGTTTAAAAGAAGTACGAAGTCGGATCATTTCGGTAACCTCCACCCAGCAAATCACTAAAGCGATGAAAATGGTGGCGGCCGCCAAATTACGGCGGGCTCAGGATAATATTATCCGGATGCGACCTTATGCGCAACGGTTAAGCAGCATCTTAACTAATTTATCCCGCCTTACAACTGATTCTACCCCTAATTTGTACGCCGAACGCCGGGAGATTAATCGTGTATTGGTTGTAGTAATTACTTCGGACCGGGGCTTAGCGGGCGCTTTTAACAGCAACGTAATAAAAGCAGTAAATAACCTGGTTAATGAACGTTACAGCCGCCAAGCAGCAGCGGGCAACGTAGAATATTTGGCAATTGGCAGAAGAGGACACGATTTTTTTGCTAAACGCAACGCAAAGCTGGCAGGAAATTATACGCACATATTTTCGCAATTGTCGTTTGATACGGTAAGAGTAGCAGCCGAGTACGCTATGGATGCTTTCCGGGCCGGTGATTACGACCAGGTAGATATTGTGTACAATGAATTTAAAAACGTAGCTACTCAAATAATTCGTACCGAGCAGTTTTTGCCAATTCAGGAACAGGAACCAGCAGTAGCTAACGCGAGCATAGGCACAAATACCGATTATATTTTTGAGCCGTCGAAAGAGCGAATTGTGGAGGAGCTAATACCCAAATCGTTAAAAATACAGTTTTATAAAGCTGTTTTAGAGTCCAACGCTTCAGAACATGGTGCCCGTATGACGGCCATGGATAAAGCAACAGATAATGCAGGCGAACTGCTAAAACAGTTAAAGTTAACCTATAACCGGTCGCGGCAAGCTGCTATTACCACCGAAATTTTAGAAATTGTAGGTGGCGCAGAAGCATTGGCCGCAGGTAGCTAA
- the atpH gene encoding ATP synthase F1 subunit delta, whose product MSNVRVASRYAKSLIELAEERGILENVYQDMLLFNQTVTASRDLSLMLRNPIVKHNKKLAVLKAIFTGKVNDLTLSFFTIITEKNREAVLGSVATEFLTQYNLLKKVQKAQVTTATPLTPALRAEFNQLVINRTGMSTVVLEEVVDPSLIGGFVLRIGDVQIDDSISTSLLRLKNKLKDNSYTSQL is encoded by the coding sequence ATGTCCAACGTTAGAGTTGCTTCCCGCTATGCTAAATCGCTTATTGAATTAGCGGAGGAAAGAGGTATTCTGGAGAATGTTTATCAGGATATGTTGCTTTTTAACCAAACTGTAACCGCTAGCCGCGATTTAAGTTTAATGCTCCGTAATCCTATTGTAAAGCACAATAAGAAGCTGGCAGTATTAAAAGCAATATTTACCGGTAAAGTAAACGATCTAACTTTATCATTCTTTACCATTATAACAGAAAAAAACCGGGAAGCTGTACTTGGCAGCGTCGCTACGGAATTTTTAACTCAGTACAATTTGTTGAAAAAAGTACAAAAAGCCCAGGTTACTACGGCCACTCCGCTTACTCCAGCTTTACGGGCTGAGTTTAACCAGTTGGTGATAAACCGCACTGGCATGAGCACAGTAGTTCTGGAAGAAGTAGTAGATCCAAGCTTAATTGGGGGCTTTGTTTTACGTATTGGCGATGTGCAAATTGATGATTCGATTAGTACCAGCTTACTACGTTTAAAAAATAAATTAAAAGATAATTCTTACACTAGTCAATTATAA
- a CDS encoding inorganic diphosphatase, with product MTRKNNPWHSVKYGENAPEVVTGIIEIPKGSKAKYELDKESGLLKLDRVLFSSVHYPANYGFIPQTYCDDSDPLDILVICSIDVHPMCIIEAKVIGVMQMIDNNEEDDKIIAVAKNDMSVNHVSDISELPPHTLLEIRRFFEDYKKLENKEVVVEQFLGREQAYEIINKSIELYNNTFRNKPEFSEK from the coding sequence ATGACTAGAAAAAATAATCCCTGGCATAGCGTAAAATACGGTGAAAACGCGCCAGAAGTAGTTACCGGTATTATTGAAATACCCAAAGGTTCTAAAGCTAAATATGAATTAGATAAAGAAAGCGGCTTATTAAAATTAGACCGGGTTTTATTTTCGTCGGTTCATTATCCGGCAAATTACGGCTTTATACCGCAAACCTACTGTGATGATAGCGACCCGTTGGATATTTTGGTGATTTGCTCTATTGATGTGCACCCCATGTGTATTATCGAAGCCAAAGTTATTGGCGTAATGCAAATGATTGATAACAACGAAGAAGATGACAAGATCATTGCGGTGGCTAAAAATGACATGTCGGTAAATCACGTAAGCGATATTTCGGAGCTGCCGCCACATACTTTATTAGAGATTCGCCGCTTTTTTGAAGATTATAAAAAGCTGGAAAACAAAGAAGTAGTAGTGGAACAGTTTTTAGGAAGAGAGCAGGCGTACGAAATTATCAATAAGAGTATTGAATTGTACAACAATACTTTCCGGAATAAACCTGAATTTAGCGAAAAATAG
- the atpA gene encoding F0F1 ATP synthase subunit alpha, protein MAEVRPDEVSAILREQLSNFRTEAELEEVGTVLQVGDGVARIYGLSKAQSGELLEFENGLQALVLNLEEDNVGAVMLGDYSDIKEGATVKRTNKIASIQVGDAMVGRVVNTLGQPIDGKGPIAGPLYDMPLERKAPGVIFRQPVNEPMQTGIKAIDSMIPIGRGQRELIIGDRQTGKSAVAIDTIINQKEFYQRGEPVYCIYVAVGQKASTVAQVVNALTQGGAMDYTIVVSASASDPAPMQFFAPFTGAAIGEFFRDTGRPALVVYDDLSKQAVAYREVSLLLRRPPGREAYPGDVFYLHSRLLERAAKINASDEIARNMNDLPDSIKPLVKGGGSLTALPIIETQAGDVSAYIPTNVISITDGQIFLETNLFNSGIRPAINVGISVSRVGGNAQIKPMKKVAGTLKLDQAQFRELEAFAKFGSDLDASTKLTIERGRRNLEVLKQPQFSPVPVAQQVAIIYCCTNGLMDDVPVNEVRHFEQEFLRSMELNHKEALNQLRAGKLEDVAITAIKQVAKEVSAKYKK, encoded by the coding sequence ATGGCAGAAGTTAGACCTGATGAAGTATCAGCGATATTAAGAGAACAGTTATCCAATTTTCGAACCGAAGCCGAGTTAGAAGAAGTAGGTACTGTATTGCAGGTAGGGGATGGGGTAGCTCGTATCTACGGCCTGTCTAAAGCCCAGTCCGGTGAGTTATTAGAATTTGAGAATGGCCTGCAAGCTCTCGTTCTGAACTTAGAAGAAGATAATGTAGGAGCCGTAATGCTCGGCGACTACAGTGATATAAAAGAAGGTGCCACTGTAAAACGGACCAACAAAATTGCCAGCATCCAGGTAGGTGATGCCATGGTAGGCCGAGTAGTTAATACCTTAGGTCAGCCCATTGATGGTAAAGGCCCGATTGCCGGTCCTTTGTACGATATGCCTTTGGAAAGAAAAGCGCCCGGCGTAATCTTCCGTCAGCCGGTAAATGAGCCAATGCAAACGGGCATCAAAGCAATTGACTCCATGATTCCAATCGGACGGGGTCAGCGGGAGTTAATTATCGGTGACCGCCAGACTGGTAAATCAGCCGTTGCTATTGATACCATCATCAATCAAAAAGAATTCTATCAGCGGGGCGAGCCAGTTTATTGTATTTACGTAGCCGTAGGTCAGAAAGCCTCTACGGTAGCGCAGGTAGTAAACGCGCTTACGCAAGGTGGAGCCATGGATTACACTATCGTGGTTTCTGCTTCAGCATCTGACCCAGCGCCAATGCAATTCTTTGCTCCTTTTACCGGTGCAGCTATTGGTGAGTTCTTCCGCGATACAGGCCGTCCGGCACTAGTAGTATACGACGATTTATCAAAGCAAGCCGTAGCTTACCGCGAAGTATCTTTGTTATTACGTCGTCCGCCAGGACGGGAAGCGTACCCAGGTGACGTATTTTATCTGCACTCTCGTTTATTAGAGCGGGCGGCTAAAATAAACGCTTCTGACGAAATCGCACGTAATATGAACGATTTGCCGGATTCTATCAAACCTTTGGTAAAAGGAGGTGGATCGTTAACAGCTTTACCAATTATTGAAACCCAAGCAGGTGACGTTTCGGCTTATATTCCGACTAACGTAATTTCCATTACTGATGGTCAGATATTCCTGGAAACCAACTTATTTAACTCGGGTATCCGTCCGGCTATTAACGTGGGTATTTCGGTTTCGCGGGTAGGAGGTAATGCCCAGATTAAGCCTATGAAAAAGGTAGCGGGTACTTTAAAGCTGGATCAAGCCCAGTTCCGGGAGTTAGAGGCTTTTGCTAAATTTGGTTCAGACTTAGATGCCTCTACTAAATTAACCATTGAACGTGGCCGTCGGAATTTGGAAGTTTTAAAGCAACCACAATTCTCGCCAGTGCCAGTTGCACAGCAAGTTGCTATTATCTATTGCTGTACCAATGGTTTAATGGATGATGTGCCTGTAAACGAAGTTCGGCATTTTGAGCAAGAGTTTCTGCGCAGCATGGAACTGAACCACAAAGAAGCATTGAATCAACTACGTGCCGGTAAATTAGAAGACGTGGCAATCACGGCTATTAAACAAGTAGCTAAAGAGGTTTCTGCGAAATACAAGAAATAA
- the atpB gene encoding F0F1 ATP synthase subunit A, whose translation MKKLLVVLFSFFSFIATAAEPAHEETKFDPGSMITHHITDDYSWHFADNFVLHLPVIVYGKNGLEVFSSSNFYNEHHQLVSYKGYVLEHGHIYYANEEGEPVTETTADGKEKHVGPLDFSITKNVASLFLSVALLLIIFFTIAGRYKTNRGKAPRGIQSFFEPIILFIRDDIAKPNIGPKYERYLPYLLTIFFFIWFNNLLGLMPGGANLTGNIAVTLVLAVFTLIITLFSSNKAYWAHIFKTPGVPAALLPIMIPIELVGILTKPFSLMVRLFANITAGHIIILSLFSLIFIFKSFAIGPISVAFAIFMNFLELFVALLQAYVFTLLTSMYFGGAVEEHDHADDMGHGAH comes from the coding sequence ATGAAGAAGTTACTTGTTGTACTATTTTCTTTCTTTTCTTTTATTGCTACTGCCGCTGAACCCGCGCACGAGGAGACTAAATTTGATCCGGGTAGCATGATTACGCATCACATTACGGATGATTATTCCTGGCATTTTGCCGATAATTTCGTTTTGCATTTGCCGGTAATTGTTTATGGTAAAAACGGCTTGGAAGTTTTTTCGTCCAGTAACTTTTATAACGAGCATCACCAATTAGTTTCTTACAAAGGCTACGTATTAGAGCACGGGCATATTTATTACGCCAACGAAGAAGGAGAGCCTGTAACCGAAACAACAGCCGATGGTAAAGAAAAGCACGTTGGCCCTCTGGATTTCTCTATTACTAAAAACGTAGCCTCGTTGTTTTTAAGTGTAGCTTTACTATTAATTATATTCTTTACCATAGCTGGCCGGTATAAGACTAACCGGGGCAAAGCTCCTCGCGGCATTCAGTCCTTTTTTGAGCCAATCATTCTGTTTATCCGCGATGATATTGCTAAACCCAATATTGGTCCGAAGTACGAGCGTTACTTGCCGTATTTGCTCACGATATTTTTCTTTATCTGGTTTAATAACTTGCTGGGATTAATGCCTGGTGGCGCTAATTTAACGGGTAACATTGCTGTTACGTTGGTATTAGCGGTGTTTACCTTAATAATAACCTTGTTTAGCTCAAACAAAGCTTATTGGGCGCACATTTTTAAAACCCCGGGAGTGCCGGCGGCTTTATTGCCCATTATGATTCCGATTGAACTGGTAGGTATTTTAACTAAGCCGTTCTCGTTAATGGTCCGGTTATTTGCTAACATTACTGCGGGGCACATTATTATCTTAAGTTTATTTTCGCTGATATTCATTTTTAAAAGTTTTGCCATCGGGCCAATTAGTGTGGCTTTTGCCATCTTTATGAACTTTCTGGAGTTATTTGTAGCCTTATTGCAAGCTTATGTATTTACCTTATTAACCTCTATGTATTTTGGCGGCGCTGTGGAAGAGCATGACCACGCCGACGATATGGGACATGGAGCACACTAA
- the atpE gene encoding ATP synthase F0 subunit C has product MLLALLLQVVQGLSEGTGLAIMGAGIGAGLVALGAGLGIGRIGGSAMESIARQPEATARIQTAMIIAAALIEGVALFGVVVCLLISFKG; this is encoded by the coding sequence ATGTTGTTAGCACTTTTGCTTCAAGTTGTACAAGGCCTTTCTGAAGGTACAGGTTTAGCAATTATGGGTGCCGGTATCGGTGCTGGTTTAGTTGCTTTAGGTGCCGGTTTAGGTATCGGTAGAATTGGTGGCTCTGCCATGGAATCTATCGCCCGTCAGCCAGAAGCTACTGCGCGTATCCAAACGGCAATGATTATTGCGGCTGCTCTTATTGAAGGTGTGGCCCTGTTTGGGGTGGTAGTTTGTCTGCTTATTTCATTCAAAGGCTAA
- the pafA gene encoding alkaline phosphatase PafA — protein sequence MKKHASSLLIILFASLMFSPTSLMAQKKAKKATVSVLERPKLVVGIVVDQMRYDYLYRYCNKYSDGGFKRLMQQGFNYRNTHYNYVPTATAPGHASVYTGTTPARHGIIGNNWYVRETGKSIYCTDDLTVQGVGTTSDAGKMSPANMLATTITDELKIATNQEAKVIGVSLKDRGSILPAGHAADAAYWFDSAVKGFITSTFYMKQLPAWVQQFNSRNLPDSYVKNPWTTLLPIAQYTESTPDDNNFENTFSGQARPVFPHNLPELLAKNPDILRTTPFGNTLTKEFAIETIKAEKMGQGKTTDFLALSFSSTDYVGHHFGPNSIEVEDTYLRLDQDLADFLKFLDSQVGKDNVLIFLTADHAAANNVGYLNSLRIPSNSESPRVMQDSLKQYLNKQYGVGNWVESYSNQQVYLNRKLIQSKKVNLSEIQQKVADYLLQFNGIQRTTTATTILQANWTSGLLGFVLNGYSPKRSGDVIVTLQPGWIEGNSGKLSKGTTHGTSASYDTHVPLLWYGWKVKPGESAHLASITDIAPTVAYALSIQEPNACTGQPLQEVLRFQ from the coding sequence GTGAAAAAACACGCCTCTTCTCTCCTCATTATTCTTTTTGCCAGTCTTATGTTTTCTCCAACCAGTTTGATGGCTCAAAAGAAAGCTAAGAAAGCAACAGTAAGTGTACTGGAAAGACCAAAACTAGTGGTTGGGATAGTTGTAGACCAAATGCGTTATGATTATTTATACCGTTACTGTAATAAGTACAGCGATGGGGGTTTTAAAAGATTAATGCAGCAAGGGTTTAATTATAGAAATACGCATTATAATTACGTGCCTACCGCCACTGCCCCGGGCCATGCATCCGTTTATACTGGAACAACGCCAGCTCGCCACGGTATAATCGGTAATAACTGGTACGTTCGGGAAACCGGAAAATCTATTTACTGTACCGACGATTTAACGGTACAAGGTGTGGGTACTACTTCGGATGCAGGAAAAATGTCGCCGGCTAATATGTTGGCCACTACTATTACAGATGAGTTGAAAATAGCTACCAACCAAGAAGCCAAAGTTATTGGGGTTAGCCTGAAAGACCGTGGCTCTATTTTACCCGCCGGCCATGCCGCTGATGCTGCATATTGGTTTGATTCTGCGGTAAAGGGTTTTATTACCAGTACTTTTTACATGAAGCAATTACCAGCTTGGGTGCAGCAGTTTAATAGCCGCAATTTACCAGACTCTTATGTGAAAAACCCGTGGACTACGCTGTTGCCAATAGCGCAATACACCGAGAGTACTCCGGACGATAATAATTTTGAAAATACATTTTCTGGGCAAGCACGGCCGGTTTTTCCGCATAACTTACCAGAATTGCTGGCAAAAAATCCGGATATTCTCCGGACTACTCCTTTTGGTAACACGCTTACCAAAGAGTTTGCTATAGAAACAATAAAAGCAGAAAAAATGGGGCAAGGTAAAACTACCGATTTTTTGGCTCTTAGCTTTTCTAGTACCGATTACGTTGGTCACCATTTTGGCCCTAACTCAATAGAGGTAGAAGATACTTATTTGCGCTTAGATCAGGATTTAGCCGATTTTCTTAAATTTTTAGATTCCCAGGTGGGCAAAGATAATGTCCTGATTTTTTTAACAGCCGACCATGCCGCAGCTAACAACGTTGGTTACTTAAATTCTTTAAGAATACCCTCCAATAGTGAATCTCCGCGTGTGATGCAGGACTCTTTAAAACAATATTTAAACAAACAGTATGGTGTAGGCAATTGGGTAGAATCGTACAGTAACCAGCAGGTTTATCTCAACCGGAAACTGATACAAAGCAAAAAAGTTAATTTATCAGAAATTCAGCAAAAAGTTGCCGATTATCTTCTCCAATTTAACGGCATTCAACGTACAACCACTGCTACAACCATATTGCAAGCTAACTGGACGAGTGGATTACTGGGCTTTGTTTTAAATGGCTATTCCCCGAAACGATCCGGCGATGTAATTGTAACCCTGCAACCCGGCTGGATAGAAGGAAATTCCGGCAAGTTGTCGAAGGGTACAACCCACGGCACTTCGGCCAGTTATGATACGCATGTGCCTTTGCTTTGGTACGGCTGGAAAGTAAAACCCGGTGAATCGGCTCACCTGGCTAGTATTACGGATATTGCCCCTACAGTGGCTTACGCACTTTCTATTCAGGAGCCTAATGCGTGCACCGGACAGCCGTTGCAAGAAGTGTTACGCTTTCAATAA
- a CDS encoding AtpZ/AtpI family protein has translation MASEDSSKNSDAEKSKLQSYMKYSGLAFQMLIVLGIAAYGGMRLDAYLGNKNPWFTILFMLLGVIGSIYKIIVSVMK, from the coding sequence ATGGCATCCGAAGACTCTTCTAAAAACTCTGACGCAGAAAAAAGCAAGTTACAATCTTACATGAAGTACTCTGGCCTGGCCTTTCAAATGCTGATTGTATTGGGAATAGCGGCCTACGGCGGCATGCGGCTGGATGCTTATTTAGGCAATAAAAATCCTTGGTTTACCATCTTGTTTATGCTGCTGGGAGTAATTGGTTCTATTTATAAAATTATTGTTTCGGTAATGAAGTAA
- a CDS encoding UbiA prenyltransferase family protein — MSILASFRSIGKGILFSNVFIATCAFGLVCQTYLLLNLPIRYWQASLAFLATFFIYNLDGLLPYKFNQNVVVSERKIWVIHYRQKLLFCIGLAGAIALFLFINYGQPRYLWLIAHLVIISMLYSWRIIPQKNGDLIPLRNIPLLKIFLIAYVWSCVTVILPLLATNKLSISVDIGLLFLRRFTYLFALTLLFDIRDYKKDKITHTLTFPGLVGVLFTKILATILLLVFAVATWLSEVGPALLSLEVSAVIALAVVWLSHEKRSEYYYLIFADGMMLVQSLLVFMATY; from the coding sequence TTGAGTATACTTGCTAGTTTCCGGAGTATAGGTAAAGGCATTTTGTTTAGCAATGTGTTTATTGCAACCTGTGCTTTTGGGTTGGTTTGTCAAACGTATTTATTATTAAATCTGCCTATTAGGTACTGGCAAGCAAGTTTAGCCTTTCTTGCTACCTTTTTTATTTACAATTTAGATGGCTTGCTGCCTTATAAATTTAATCAGAACGTAGTTGTTTCGGAGCGGAAAATTTGGGTAATCCATTACCGGCAAAAGCTACTTTTTTGTATAGGTTTAGCGGGTGCTATCGCTTTGTTTTTGTTTATTAATTATGGGCAACCCCGGTATTTATGGCTTATTGCGCATCTAGTAATAATTTCAATGCTGTATTCCTGGCGGATAATCCCCCAAAAGAATGGCGATCTAATTCCGTTACGCAACATTCCTTTGTTAAAAATATTTTTAATAGCCTATGTCTGGAGTTGCGTTACTGTTATTTTACCGCTCTTAGCCACCAATAAGCTAAGTATTTCTGTTGATATTGGGTTATTATTCCTGCGGCGGTTTACTTATTTGTTTGCGCTAACTTTATTATTCGATATCCGGGATTATAAAAAAGATAAGATTACGCATACGCTTACTTTCCCGGGCTTAGTGGGGGTATTATTTACTAAAATACTGGCTACTATATTGCTGCTGGTATTTGCTGTAGCTACCTGGCTTTCAGAAGTGGGACCAGCCTTATTGAGTTTAGAAGTATCTGCCGTAATTGCCTTAGCGGTAGTGTGGCTGAGCCACGAAAAACGAAGCGAGTATTATTATTTAATTTTCGCTGACGGCATGATGCTCGTACAATCGCTGCTGGTATTTATGGCTACGTACTAA
- a CDS encoding F0F1 ATP synthase subunit B: MELVTPGIGLIFWQTITFILVLFLLSKFAWRPIMASLREREQSIESALSMAERAKLEMQALKADNEKLLQEARIERDRILKEAADNGRTIIEDAKNRASIESNRIFAQAKAEIENEKKSALAEVKNVAATVSIEIAERILKHELRDAGTQQALVQEYLKDVKLN, from the coding sequence ATGGAATTAGTAACCCCGGGTATAGGCCTTATTTTCTGGCAAACCATTACCTTTATTCTGGTTTTATTTTTACTATCTAAATTTGCTTGGCGGCCTATTATGGCGTCTTTGCGCGAGCGGGAGCAATCTATCGAATCGGCTTTAAGTATGGCCGAAAGAGCAAAATTAGAAATGCAGGCTTTAAAAGCCGATAACGAAAAACTTTTGCAGGAAGCCCGTATTGAACGGGATCGCATCCTGAAAGAAGCGGCTGATAATGGCCGTACAATAATTGAAGATGCAAAAAACCGGGCAAGCATTGAAAGTAACCGTATTTTTGCGCAAGCAAAAGCAGAAATTGAAAACGAAAAGAAATCTGCTTTAGCTGAAGTTAAAAATGTAGCGGCAACAGTTTCGATAGAAATTGCTGAGCGTATTTTAAAACATGAACTGCGCGATGCCGGAACGCAGCAAGCTTTAGTGCAAGAATATTTAAAAGACGTAAAATTAAATTAG